The following coding sequences are from one Luteolibacter yonseiensis window:
- a CDS encoding AMP-binding protein: MPYHRWLETSRRFASRPAIYEGGNVLTFSDLAALVESAPPANGPVIARSGEMDFFVGILRAWRDGQAVIPVERDAPEPMLNGEIPEETCLVKYTPGASGIPRGIFLNASQVIADGDRLHAAMGLSPEVPNLSVISLAHSYGFSNVVLPMILHGVPIHIAPVPFPRVIEEIFKRHTALVLPAVPSMWRAWHRAGILRGAPITLALSAGAPLPLALENEVFSSSGLKIRNFYGASECGGISLDLSDKPRESATDVGTPLPGVSVEVGRDGRLLVKSSGVAIGYDSHREDDLLENGSYLTRDLGFLDPSDRLHLTGTLGGAINVAGRKVSPAKVEAAILSTGLVRRVKVHGVASNDPERNAEIAAEVEVMENVTLYQLKSASSEKLQTWELPRQWVVRG; encoded by the coding sequence ATGCCGTATCACCGCTGGCTAGAAACCTCCCGCCGCTTCGCTTCCCGTCCCGCCATCTACGAGGGCGGCAATGTGCTGACTTTTTCCGACCTGGCGGCGCTGGTCGAATCCGCGCCACCTGCCAACGGCCCGGTCATCGCACGTAGCGGAGAGATGGACTTTTTTGTCGGGATCCTCCGGGCGTGGCGTGATGGTCAGGCGGTCATCCCGGTGGAGCGTGACGCCCCGGAACCGATGTTGAATGGAGAAATTCCCGAGGAAACATGTCTCGTGAAATACACGCCCGGAGCCAGCGGCATCCCGCGCGGGATTTTTCTCAACGCCTCGCAAGTGATCGCGGACGGAGATCGTCTGCATGCGGCCATGGGACTCTCACCCGAAGTGCCGAACCTGTCCGTCATCTCCCTGGCGCATTCGTATGGATTTTCGAATGTGGTGTTGCCCATGATCCTTCACGGCGTGCCCATCCATATCGCTCCCGTGCCATTTCCCAGGGTGATTGAGGAGATTTTCAAACGACACACCGCCCTCGTCCTGCCCGCCGTCCCCTCGATGTGGCGGGCATGGCATCGCGCCGGGATCTTGAGAGGAGCGCCGATCACGCTCGCATTGTCCGCTGGCGCACCGCTGCCGCTCGCGTTGGAAAACGAGGTGTTCTCTTCCTCAGGATTGAAGATCCGGAATTTCTACGGTGCCAGCGAATGCGGTGGAATATCGCTGGACCTGTCCGACAAACCGCGCGAATCGGCGACCGACGTCGGAACCCCGTTGCCGGGCGTCTCGGTGGAGGTCGGCAGGGACGGACGCCTGCTCGTGAAAAGCAGCGGCGTCGCGATTGGCTACGATTCACATCGCGAGGATGACTTGTTGGAAAATGGCAGCTATCTCACTCGGGATCTCGGTTTCCTTGACCCATCAGACAGGCTCCATCTGACAGGCACCCTCGGTGGAGCCATCAATGTGGCGGGTCGCAAGGTCAGTCCGGCGAAGGTGGAGGCCGCGATCTTGTCCACGGGCCTCGTGCGGCGGGTGAAGGTCCATGGGGTCGCAAGCAACGATCCCGAGCGCAATGCGGAAATCGCCGCAGAGGTGGAGGTGATGGAAAATGTCACCCTCTATCAGCTCAAGTCCGCATCCTCGGAAAAGTTGCAGACGTGGGAACTGCCGAGACAGTGGGTGGTGAGGGGGTGA
- a CDS encoding LolA family protein, with protein sequence MRLLIPFISLLLLATTRADNGPLETWLKRQATITTLDADFVQERKLPALKNPVSTKGRISFAKPDKVRWQLGDPVETLAVSDGETFTLVDTAAKTARRTGVNSPQAARFSLLSGRAFDTVENFQQTFEIIESRVTLGIHQYTLKPKDRKTRSQIPWIFLDIDPVKNELRAMEMELQDKSRLRTVFQNVKFNGRLDDALFKPDLTGYDVK encoded by the coding sequence ATGCGCCTCCTCATCCCCTTTATCTCCCTGCTCCTGCTCGCCACGACCCGTGCGGACAACGGCCCGCTCGAAACCTGGTTGAAACGGCAGGCCACCATCACCACCCTGGATGCCGATTTCGTCCAGGAGCGGAAACTTCCCGCGCTCAAGAACCCTGTGTCCACCAAGGGCAGGATCTCATTCGCGAAACCCGACAAGGTTCGCTGGCAGTTGGGAGATCCGGTGGAGACACTCGCCGTTTCGGATGGAGAGACCTTCACCCTCGTCGACACCGCCGCGAAAACCGCCCGCAGGACCGGAGTCAACTCGCCACAGGCCGCCCGGTTTTCACTCCTCTCGGGCAGGGCGTTCGACACGGTGGAGAATTTCCAGCAGACCTTTGAAATCATCGAATCCCGTGTGACCTTGGGCATCCATCAATACACGCTCAAGCCGAAGGACCGGAAAACCCGGTCACAGATCCCTTGGATCTTTCTCGATATCGATCCCGTGAAAAACGAACTCCGCGCGATGGAGATGGAGCTCCAGGACAAGTCCCGTCTGCGAACCGTTTTCCAGAATGTGAAGTTCAACGGCAGGTTGG
- a CDS encoding beta-ketoacyl-[acyl-carrier-protein] synthase family protein, which produces MAYFSDAPPPSRPRSVVVSGLGILSPMGYGAEENTIGFRAGRMAFSPVTIFDVSRQRVATAGQVDLPDAAPDGGISGKAWSRMDRGTRLAWIAAREALADAGLSGGEMPLVVGTSAAAMPVGEEYFKQALASPVRRAAQLRRVELYQAQRQMTDMARQLGVTGPLRIVSNACASGANAIGQAFHLVRSGRADRVLAGGYDALCQLVFSGFDALQALSPSGIPRPFDAARDGLALGEGAGFVVVESAGSAKARGARVIAEILGYGAATDVHHLTQPHPMGDTALVTMQAACSMAGISPGQIDYINSHGTGTPLNDIAEGNAIQRWAGDLVEKIRVSSTKSAIGHLLGGAGAVESVICLLAMEGQFLPASLNVREADAVCTFDLVKTPREATLRRVLTNSFGFGGANATLVFGKEGEIS; this is translated from the coding sequence GTGGCCTATTTCTCCGACGCCCCACCGCCCTCCCGACCGCGCTCCGTGGTGGTGAGCGGTCTCGGCATCCTCTCCCCCATGGGGTATGGGGCGGAGGAAAACACCATCGGTTTCCGTGCCGGGCGCATGGCGTTTTCTCCGGTGACGATTTTCGATGTCTCGCGGCAACGTGTTGCCACGGCGGGCCAGGTTGATCTGCCGGACGCGGCACCGGATGGCGGGATTTCCGGCAAGGCGTGGTCACGCATGGACCGCGGCACCCGGCTCGCATGGATCGCCGCCCGCGAGGCACTGGCCGATGCGGGGCTGTCAGGAGGGGAAATGCCGCTGGTGGTCGGAACCTCCGCCGCCGCGATGCCTGTGGGAGAGGAGTATTTCAAACAAGCCCTAGCCTCCCCCGTCCGGCGCGCCGCGCAGCTCCGCCGCGTGGAGCTCTACCAGGCACAGCGGCAGATGACCGACATGGCGCGCCAGCTGGGAGTGACGGGGCCTCTCCGCATCGTTTCGAACGCATGCGCCTCCGGAGCGAACGCCATTGGCCAGGCATTCCATCTGGTGAGATCCGGACGGGCGGATCGTGTGCTGGCGGGCGGTTACGACGCGCTGTGCCAGTTGGTTTTTTCCGGATTCGACGCCCTGCAGGCTCTCAGTCCCTCAGGGATCCCCCGTCCTTTTGATGCCGCACGCGATGGTCTTGCCTTGGGTGAGGGCGCGGGGTTTGTCGTTGTGGAGTCGGCCGGATCCGCGAAAGCGCGTGGTGCCAGGGTGATCGCTGAGATCCTCGGCTACGGAGCGGCCACCGATGTCCACCATCTCACCCAGCCCCACCCCATGGGAGATACCGCGCTCGTGACGATGCAAGCCGCCTGCTCCATGGCAGGGATCTCCCCCGGACAAATCGACTACATCAATTCCCACGGCACTGGAACGCCGCTCAATGACATCGCCGAAGGAAATGCGATCCAACGCTGGGCGGGCGACCTGGTGGAGAAGATCCGTGTCAGCTCGACCAAGTCCGCCATCGGCCACCTTCTGGGCGGTGCGGGTGCGGTGGAGTCTGTCATCTGCCTGCTGGCGATGGAGGGCCAGTTCCTGCCCGCGAGCCTGAACGTGCGGGAAGCGGACGCGGTTTGCACCTTCGATCTGGTAAAGACCCCGCGCGAGGCCACCTTGCGGCGGGTGCTCACGAACTCGTTCGGCTTCGGTGGGGCGAATGCGACGCTGGTTTTCGGCAAGGAGGGTGAAATCTCATGA
- a CDS encoding DUF2007 domain-containing protein — protein sequence MRLVFENIDFTIVGHMQSLLESEGIRTELRNAGASGIAGEVPYTQVYPELWVLNNREENRALSIIRDYREKDAASPTVPEWKCANCGETVDGVYTECWNCGTPSPLM from the coding sequence ATGCGTCTTGTCTTCGAAAACATCGACTTCACCATTGTCGGCCACATGCAGAGCCTCCTTGAGTCCGAAGGCATCCGGACGGAACTTCGTAACGCGGGTGCGTCCGGGATCGCCGGAGAGGTGCCTTACACTCAGGTTTATCCGGAGCTATGGGTTCTCAACAACCGCGAGGAAAACCGCGCGCTATCGATCATCAGGGATTACCGGGAAAAGGACGCGGCCTCACCGACCGTTCCAGAGTGGAAATGCGCGAACTGCGGAGAGACTGTCGATGGTGTTTACACCGAGTGCTGGAACTGCGGCACTCCTTCCCCCCTGATGTGA
- a CDS encoding beta-ketoacyl synthase N-terminal-like domain-containing protein, with protein MRTPLSITGCGAVSPAGWGVAAMMRLLEAGEKPVPSFLERAVGDEIIRTPVLRVPAEGATTPKFARLRRTSPISKFAAAAAMEALGENRLAEVAAGNLRVGVICTLTNGCVNYSNRFFAEALADPSLASPILFPETVFNAPSSHLSALIGSVSPNDTLISDSTGFLSGIDLAVEWIVRGDVDGCLVVASEEIDWLSSEGLLHYSRNYLPAEGGAAVYLEASCGPVELLRLPDPVSLAGAGREQAACEIRRRLGADDDGKTLLVDGRAGIPRYDRPDAVAWEDWQGPRWSPRMLLGEGMGISAALQTVAAVSALESGLFQNAIVAATGANQQSAGMLLGKNP; from the coding sequence ATGAGAACTCCCCTTTCCATCACCGGTTGTGGTGCCGTATCGCCCGCGGGCTGGGGTGTCGCTGCCATGATGCGGCTTCTTGAAGCCGGGGAAAAGCCGGTGCCTTCCTTTCTGGAGCGCGCGGTGGGGGATGAGATCATCCGGACACCTGTCCTGCGTGTCCCGGCGGAGGGAGCGACCACTCCGAAGTTCGCCCGCCTTCGCCGGACCAGTCCGATCTCGAAATTCGCCGCTGCCGCTGCAATGGAAGCCTTGGGTGAAAACCGCCTGGCGGAAGTCGCTGCTGGAAATCTGCGCGTCGGAGTCATCTGCACCCTGACGAACGGCTGCGTGAATTACTCGAACCGCTTTTTCGCGGAGGCTCTCGCCGATCCCTCGCTGGCCAGTCCCATTCTTTTCCCTGAGACCGTTTTCAACGCCCCCTCCAGTCACCTCTCAGCCCTCATCGGCAGCGTGTCCCCGAACGACACACTCATCAGCGACAGCACCGGTTTCCTGAGCGGGATCGATCTTGCCGTCGAATGGATCGTGCGCGGAGATGTGGACGGCTGCCTCGTGGTTGCCAGTGAAGAAATCGACTGGCTGAGTTCGGAAGGCCTTCTCCACTACTCGAGAAATTATCTGCCGGCGGAAGGTGGGGCGGCCGTTTATCTCGAAGCCTCGTGCGGCCCGGTGGAACTGCTGCGATTGCCTGATCCGGTTTCCCTCGCGGGTGCCGGCAGGGAGCAGGCGGCCTGTGAGATCCGCCGCAGGCTTGGTGCCGACGATGATGGAAAAACCCTGCTGGTGGATGGGCGCGCGGGAATTCCGCGCTACGATCGCCCGGATGCCGTCGCGTGGGAAGACTGGCAAGGTCCGCGCTGGTCGCCGAGAATGCTCCTCGGAGAAGGCATGGGAATTTCCGCGGCTCTCCAGACCGTGGCGGCGGTCAGTGCCCTGGAATCCGGCCTGTTTCAAAATGCCATTGTCGCCGCCACCGGTGCCAACCAGCAATCCGCCGGCATGTTGCTCGGCAAGAATCCGTAA